In bacterium, a single window of DNA contains:
- the rpsO gene encoding 30S ribosomal protein S15: MSPEPAGGAGIAVDEFRRHATDSGSPDVQIARLTERINHLSEHLRVHQKDFHSRRGLLKMVGQRRRLLTYLSAHDLARYRAIVERLGLRR; this comes from the coding sequence ATGAGCCCTGAGCCCGCGGGCGGCGCCGGGATTGCCGTCGACGAGTTCCGGCGCCACGCGACCGACAGCGGATCGCCGGACGTCCAGATCGCCCGGCTGACCGAGCGCATCAACCATCTCAGCGAGCACCTGCGCGTTCATCAAAAGGATTTCCACTCCCGCAGGGGCCTGCTCAAAATGGTCGGCCAGCGGCGCCGTCTCCTGACCTACCTGAGCGCCCACGACCTCGCGCGCTACCGCGCGATCGTGGAGCGGCTCGGGCTGCGCCGGTAG
- a CDS encoding polyribonucleotide nucleotidyltransferase, giving the protein MATEVTEVRTGRVSLEVGGKTLSLETGRLARQADGAVVVRCGDSMVLVTATMSAGPREGIDFFPLTCDYEEKMFAAGKIPGGFFKREGRPGERATLTARLMDRPLRPLFPKGFRNDVQVVATVLSTDMENTPDILAVVGAGAALAISRIPWAGPIAAVRIGLVDGQFVVNPPLRAIDERTTDLDLIVAGTAEAVTMVEAGAREVPEARVLEALDRGHAEIRRIIEAINDLVRQAGRPKVTPVIAGPPEEIAQAVHASAAGRLASALRSADKHAREDAVAQVMADVQTALAAQFPAQHKAIGEALDTLIKNEVRRMILDEGVRTDGRTPTQIRPLSAQVGLLPRAHGSGLFERGQTQVLTAATLGTGQDEQIIDDLSTRERKRYMHHYDFPPYSVGEARPMRSPGRREIGHGALAERSLEPVLPPEEEWPYTMRLVSTVLESNGSTSMASVCGSTLALMDAGVPIRKPVGGISMGLITGPEGDPGSAGRDGPRTAVLTDIQGIEDAMGDMDFKVAGTRDGITGLQLDIKIKGLSREIFERAFAQARDARMTILDVIERTIPRPRAEMSPYAPRITTIIINPERIREVIGPGGKIINKITSETGVKIDIEQDGRVLIASADGEAAARAQRMIEDIVREAKPGETYHGRVTRLMNFGAFVEIFPGKEGLVHISELSHERVARVEDAVKVGDEVDVKVKEIDNLGRINLSRRALLPRPEGLPADASPEGEGTHAERSGSDRPGSSRSGYDRGGRDRDRDRRGGRHQGGPRHDRKPSDGGAPGGS; this is encoded by the coding sequence ATGGCAACCGAAGTGACCGAAGTACGAACCGGCCGGGTCTCGCTCGAGGTCGGTGGAAAGACACTCTCCCTTGAAACGGGGCGCCTGGCGCGGCAGGCCGACGGCGCCGTGGTCGTGCGATGCGGCGATTCGATGGTGCTCGTCACGGCCACGATGTCGGCCGGGCCTCGAGAAGGCATCGACTTCTTCCCCCTGACCTGCGACTACGAAGAGAAGATGTTCGCCGCCGGGAAAATCCCCGGCGGTTTTTTCAAGCGCGAAGGCCGTCCGGGCGAACGCGCCACGCTGACGGCGCGCCTCATGGACCGGCCGCTCCGGCCGCTCTTCCCGAAGGGCTTTCGCAACGACGTCCAGGTCGTCGCGACCGTGCTCAGCACGGACATGGAGAACACCCCCGATATCCTGGCCGTCGTCGGCGCCGGGGCGGCGCTGGCCATTTCCAGGATTCCGTGGGCCGGGCCGATTGCGGCGGTCCGCATCGGTCTCGTGGACGGCCAGTTTGTGGTGAACCCGCCGCTGCGCGCGATCGACGAGCGGACGACCGATCTCGATCTGATCGTCGCCGGCACCGCGGAGGCCGTCACCATGGTGGAGGCCGGCGCGCGCGAGGTGCCCGAGGCGCGGGTGCTCGAGGCGCTCGACCGGGGCCACGCGGAGATCCGGCGGATCATCGAGGCGATCAACGATCTCGTCCGCCAGGCCGGCCGGCCGAAGGTCACGCCGGTGATCGCCGGGCCGCCGGAGGAGATCGCGCAGGCCGTGCACGCCTCCGCCGCCGGGCGTCTGGCGTCCGCGCTGCGCTCCGCCGACAAGCATGCGCGGGAGGACGCCGTCGCGCAGGTCATGGCCGACGTCCAGACGGCGCTTGCCGCGCAGTTTCCGGCGCAGCACAAAGCGATCGGCGAGGCGCTCGACACGCTGATCAAGAACGAAGTGCGGCGCATGATCCTCGACGAAGGCGTGCGCACCGACGGCCGGACGCCGACGCAGATCCGGCCGCTGTCCGCGCAGGTCGGACTCCTGCCGCGCGCCCACGGCTCCGGCCTGTTTGAGCGCGGCCAGACGCAGGTGCTGACCGCGGCGACGCTCGGCACGGGGCAGGACGAGCAGATCATCGACGACCTCAGCACCCGCGAGCGGAAACGCTACATGCACCACTACGACTTCCCGCCCTACAGCGTTGGCGAGGCCCGGCCTATGCGCTCGCCCGGCCGGCGGGAGATCGGGCACGGCGCGCTCGCGGAACGGTCGCTCGAGCCGGTGCTGCCGCCCGAGGAAGAGTGGCCGTACACGATGCGGCTCGTCTCGACCGTCCTGGAGAGCAACGGGTCCACCTCGATGGCGTCGGTGTGCGGGAGCACGCTCGCCCTCATGGACGCCGGTGTGCCGATCCGCAAGCCGGTCGGAGGTATCTCGATGGGCCTGATCACCGGGCCCGAGGGCGACCCCGGCTCCGCGGGGCGGGACGGCCCGCGCACCGCCGTGCTGACCGACATCCAGGGCATCGAAGACGCGATGGGCGACATGGATTTCAAGGTCGCCGGCACGCGCGACGGCATCACCGGACTGCAGCTCGACATCAAGATCAAGGGCTTGAGCCGTGAGATCTTCGAGCGCGCGTTCGCGCAGGCGCGCGACGCCCGGATGACGATCCTGGACGTGATCGAACGGACGATTCCGCGTCCGCGCGCGGAGATGTCGCCGTACGCGCCGCGGATCACGACGATCATCATCAATCCGGAGCGCATTCGCGAAGTGATCGGTCCCGGCGGCAAGATCATCAACAAGATCACGTCGGAGACCGGCGTCAAGATCGACATCGAGCAGGACGGGCGCGTGCTGATCGCGTCCGCGGACGGCGAGGCGGCCGCCCGCGCGCAGCGGATGATCGAGGATATCGTGCGCGAGGCCAAGCCCGGCGAGACCTACCACGGCCGGGTGACGCGCCTGATGAACTTCGGCGCGTTCGTCGAGATTTTCCCGGGCAAGGAAGGGCTCGTGCACATCTCCGAGCTGTCGCACGAACGCGTGGCGCGGGTGGAAGACGCGGTCAAGGTGGGCGACGAGGTCGACGTGAAGGTCAAGGAGATCGACAACCTCGGCCGCATCAACCTCTCGCGTCGGGCGCTGCTGCCGCGCCCGGAAGGGCTGCCGGCCGACGCGTCCCCCGAGGGCGAGGGGACGCACGCGGAGCGGTCCGGTTCGGACCGTCCCGGTTCGAGTCGATCGGGCTACGACCGGGGCGGGCGCGACCGCGATCGCGATCGGCGGGGCGGACGGCACCAGGGCGGGCCGCGCCACGATCGAAAGCCTTCCGACGGCGGCGCGCCGGGAGGATCGTGA
- the efp gene encoding elongation factor P, translated as MISSNDFRPGVHVLLDGDLYAIVESQHVKVGRGPAYVKAKIRNTKTGSITERTFRAGERVPLVYLEKRTMQYLYGTGDEYVVMDKNSYEQLTLGRELFGDAVRFLRENLDVTVVFHGETPIAAELPNSVDLKIVETAPGVRGDTVSGGSKPATLETGAVVQIPLFVETGETIRVDTRSGSYVERVR; from the coding sequence GTGATCTCCTCGAACGACTTTCGTCCCGGCGTTCACGTCCTGCTGGACGGCGATCTTTACGCGATCGTCGAGTCGCAGCATGTCAAGGTGGGCCGGGGCCCGGCGTACGTCAAAGCCAAGATCCGCAACACCAAGACCGGGTCGATTACCGAACGTACGTTTCGCGCCGGCGAACGCGTGCCGCTTGTCTACCTCGAAAAACGGACGATGCAGTATCTCTACGGCACCGGCGACGAGTACGTCGTCATGGACAAGAACAGCTACGAACAGCTGACCCTCGGCCGCGAGCTTTTCGGCGACGCGGTGCGCTTTCTCCGCGAGAACCTCGATGTGACCGTGGTGTTCCACGGGGAGACGCCTATCGCCGCGGAGCTGCCCAATTCGGTGGACCTCAAGATCGTCGAGACCGCGCCGGGCGTACGCGGTGATACGGTGAGCGGCGGCAGCAAACCGGCGACGCTCGAAACCGGCGCGGTCGTCCAGATCCCGCTGTTCGTCGAGACCGGGGAGACCATCCGCGTGGACACCCGCAGCGGGAGTTACGTCGAGCGCGTCCGCTGA
- a CDS encoding pitrilysin family protein: MAVDPGPYRRAVLPNGLVVVTEPMAHVRTVSLGVWIDAGSRYEDARTMGVSHFIEHALFKGTTSRSALAIAQEMDALGGHLNAFTDREHTCFYLRVLSDHLEAALGVLADMVLHPALEPGAMERERQVILEEIASYEDAPDDLVHDVFAAALWPGHPLGWPVAGSAASVGGLGARELRAFMEARYRPGVALVAAAGQLEHDEIVDRIGRALGVWNGAARPASLTTPATQRTAAFRTKDVEQVHLCLGAPALPQAHPDRYAMAVLETALGGGMSSRLFQEIREERGLAYSISAYHAPYRDTGAFVVYAGTSPAACVDVVRLTAGILGEARAGLPSDDIARAKASLKGGLMLDLETPGSRMSKLARSEQYFGRQFTLDEILVDVDRVTEADVRRVAGTVLAPAAFTFAAVGPFDQYRELRRSLEEAVRDGDA, translated from the coding sequence ATGGCCGTTGATCCGGGGCCGTACCGCCGCGCGGTGCTGCCGAACGGCCTCGTGGTCGTCACCGAGCCGATGGCCCATGTCCGCACGGTGTCGCTCGGCGTGTGGATCGACGCGGGGTCGCGCTACGAGGACGCGCGGACGATGGGCGTGTCCCACTTTATCGAGCACGCGCTCTTCAAGGGGACGACGAGCCGCTCCGCGCTCGCGATCGCGCAGGAGATGGACGCGCTCGGCGGCCACCTGAACGCCTTTACGGACCGGGAGCACACCTGCTTCTACCTCCGCGTCCTCAGCGATCATCTCGAGGCGGCCCTCGGCGTGCTCGCGGACATGGTGCTGCATCCCGCGCTCGAGCCGGGCGCGATGGAACGCGAGCGGCAGGTCATCCTGGAAGAGATCGCGAGCTACGAAGACGCGCCGGACGACCTCGTGCACGACGTTTTCGCCGCCGCCCTGTGGCCCGGCCATCCCCTCGGCTGGCCCGTGGCCGGGAGCGCGGCGAGCGTCGGCGGCCTCGGCGCGCGGGAGCTGCGCGCGTTCATGGAGGCGCGGTACCGGCCGGGGGTCGCGCTCGTCGCCGCGGCCGGCCAGCTCGAGCACGACGAGATCGTAGACCGGATCGGCCGCGCCCTCGGCGTGTGGAACGGCGCGGCGCGTCCCGCCTCGCTCACCACGCCGGCGACGCAGCGCACCGCCGCGTTCCGGACAAAAGATGTCGAGCAGGTCCACCTCTGTCTCGGCGCGCCCGCCCTGCCGCAGGCCCACCCGGACCGGTACGCGATGGCGGTCCTCGAGACGGCGCTCGGCGGCGGCATGAGCAGCCGCCTGTTCCAGGAGATCCGCGAGGAGCGCGGGCTCGCCTACTCGATCTCCGCCTACCACGCCCCCTACCGCGACACCGGGGCGTTCGTGGTGTACGCGGGCACGAGCCCCGCCGCGTGCGTCGACGTGGTGCGCCTCACGGCCGGCATCCTCGGCGAGGCCCGGGCCGGACTGCCGTCGGACGACATCGCACGGGCGAAGGCGTCGCTCAAAGGCGGCCTGATGCTGGACCTGGAGACGCCCGGGAGCCGGATGTCGAAGCTCGCGCGGTCGGAGCAGTACTTCGGCCGCCAGTTCACGCTCGACGAAATTCTCGTGGACGTGGACCGGGTCACGGAGGCGGACGTGCGGCGCGTCGCCGGCACGGTGCTCGCGCCGGCCGCGTTCACCTTCGCGGCCGTGGGGCCGTTCGACCAGTACCGCGAGCTGCGGAGATCGCTCGAGGAGGCGGTGCGTGATGGCGATGCATAG
- the dapB gene encoding 4-hydroxy-tetrahydrodipicolinate reductase, which translates to MAMHRVVVAGAAGRMGRAAIRTIARRDDMTLVGALGRSTAVGQDAGTVAGAGVLGVAVGADLGQIFLVARPTVLVDFSHGDAAVAHAEAALDHHVPAVIGATGLSAEGLARLKARSAAEETGVLLAPNFAVGALLMMEFAQRAARFFPHVEITELHHDRKRDAPSGTAARTARLVAAARGAAAPAPAVQETEQVPGARGGVIDGIHVHSVRLPGLVAHQEVLFGGTGQTLLIRHDSVSEECFMPGVVLAIQKAGTLRTFVEGLEHLLDA; encoded by the coding sequence ATGGCGATGCATAGGGTGGTCGTGGCCGGCGCGGCGGGGCGGATGGGCCGCGCCGCGATCCGCACGATCGCGCGCCGCGACGACATGACGCTTGTGGGCGCGCTCGGACGATCGACCGCCGTCGGGCAGGACGCCGGGACCGTCGCCGGCGCCGGCGTCCTCGGCGTGGCGGTCGGCGCCGATCTCGGGCAGATCTTTCTCGTCGCGCGGCCGACGGTGCTGGTGGACTTCAGCCACGGCGACGCCGCGGTCGCGCACGCCGAGGCGGCGCTCGATCATCACGTGCCGGCGGTGATCGGGGCGACCGGGCTGTCGGCGGAGGGTCTCGCACGCCTCAAGGCGCGGAGCGCCGCGGAGGAGACGGGCGTGCTGCTCGCGCCCAATTTTGCGGTCGGCGCGCTCCTGATGATGGAGTTCGCGCAGCGCGCGGCGCGGTTCTTCCCGCACGTCGAGATCACAGAGCTGCACCACGACCGCAAGCGCGACGCTCCGTCCGGGACGGCGGCGCGGACGGCGCGCCTCGTCGCCGCCGCGCGCGGGGCGGCGGCGCCCGCGCCGGCGGTGCAGGAGACGGAGCAGGTCCCGGGCGCGCGGGGCGGGGTGATCGACGGGATCCACGTGCACAGCGTCCGGCTCCCGGGCTTGGTCGCGCATCAGGAAGTGCTCTTCGGCGGCACGGGGCAAACGCTGCTGATCCGGCACGACTCGGTGAGCGAAGAGTGTTTCATGCCCGGCGTCGTGCTGGCGATTCAAAAGGCCGGGACGCTGCGGACGTTCGTGGAAGGCCTCGAGCACCTGCTCGACGCGTGA
- a CDS encoding aminopeptidase P family protein, whose translation MITVAADHLERTRAYLAAAAADALLVARPENRRYVTGFTGSAGLVAVTPSEALLAVDFRYYEQAESQAPACRVIRGGADPAKALADAVKTLGPARIGFESEFLPYAQVERLRERFAPAELVPLADVDRIRWVKDDAEVAAIARAGEIADAAFERLLEVLRPGMSERDAALELEIAIRRAGGERLAFDTVLASGPRGALPHGRATDRVMERGEFVTVDFGAVFDGYVSDCTRTVALGTADARQREVYDLVLAAQRRALEAVRPGVACRDVDAAGRAVIASAGFAEAFGHAMGHGIGLDVHEGPPVSPRSDAVLEPGMVVTIEPGIYLPGWGGVRIEDAVVVADGAPRILTRLSKDLILLAS comes from the coding sequence ATGATCACCGTGGCGGCGGATCATCTCGAGCGCACGCGGGCGTACCTCGCCGCGGCGGCCGCCGACGCGCTCCTCGTGGCGCGCCCCGAAAACCGCCGGTACGTGACGGGGTTCACCGGGTCGGCCGGGCTGGTTGCGGTCACGCCGTCCGAGGCGCTGCTCGCGGTCGACTTCCGGTATTACGAGCAGGCGGAGTCGCAGGCGCCGGCGTGCCGCGTGATCCGGGGCGGCGCCGACCCCGCGAAGGCGCTCGCCGACGCGGTGAAGACCCTCGGGCCGGCGCGCATCGGATTCGAGTCGGAATTCCTGCCGTACGCGCAGGTCGAGCGGCTGCGCGAGCGGTTCGCGCCCGCGGAGCTCGTGCCGCTCGCGGACGTCGACCGGATTCGCTGGGTCAAAGACGATGCCGAAGTCGCCGCGATCGCGCGGGCGGGGGAGATTGCCGACGCGGCGTTCGAGCGTTTGCTCGAGGTGCTGCGGCCGGGCATGAGCGAGCGCGACGCGGCGCTGGAGCTCGAAATCGCAATCCGCCGGGCGGGCGGCGAGCGGCTGGCCTTCGACACCGTCCTCGCCAGCGGCCCGCGCGGGGCGCTGCCGCACGGCCGCGCGACCGATCGGGTCATGGAGCGCGGCGAGTTCGTGACGGTGGACTTCGGCGCCGTCTTCGATGGCTACGTCTCGGACTGCACGCGCACCGTCGCCCTTGGGACGGCCGATGCGCGTCAGCGCGAGGTGTACGATCTCGTGCTCGCGGCGCAGCGCCGGGCGCTCGAAGCGGTTCGGCCGGGAGTGGCGTGCCGCGACGTCGACGCCGCCGGCCGCGCGGTGATCGCGTCCGCGGGCTTCGCCGAGGCGTTCGGGCACGCGATGGGGCACGGGATCGGGCTCGACGTGCACGAGGGGCCTCCCGTGTCGCCCCGCTCGGACGCGGTCCTCGAACCCGGGATGGTCGTGACGATCGAGCCGGGGATCTATCTGCCGGGGTGGGGCGGTGTGCGGATCGAGGACGCGGTCGTGGTCGCGGACGGCGCCCCCCGCATCCTGACTCGTCTCTCGAAGGATTTGATCCTGCTGGCTTCCTGA